A window from Bos indicus x Bos taurus breed Angus x Brahman F1 hybrid chromosome 26, Bos_hybrid_MaternalHap_v2.0, whole genome shotgun sequence encodes these proteins:
- the MBL2 gene encoding mannose-binding protein C translates to MSLFTSLPFLLLTAVTASCADTETENCENIRKTCPVIACGPPGINGIPGKDGRDGAKGEKGEPGQGLRGSQGPPGKMGPQGTPGIPGIPGPIGQKGDPGENMGDYIRLATSERATLQSELNQIKNWLIFSLGKRVGKKAFFTNGKKMPFNEVKTLCAQFQGRVATPMNAEENRALKDLVTEEAFLGITDQETEGKFVDLTGKGVTYQNWNDGEPNNASPGEHCVTLLSDGTWNDIACSASFLTVCEFSL, encoded by the exons ATGTCGCTGTTTACatcacttccttttcttctcctgacTGCGGTGACAGCATCTTGTGcagacacagaaacagagaacTGTGAGAACATCCGGAAGACCTGCCCCGTGATTGCCTGTGGTCCTCCGGGCATCAATGGCATCCCAGGCAAAGATGGGCGTGATGGTGccaagggagaaaagggagaacCAG GTCAAGGACTCAGAGGCTCGCAGGGCCCCCCTGGAAAGATGGGGCCTCAAGGAACGCCAGGGATCCCTGGGATACCAGGACCAATAGGCCAAAAAGGAGACCCTGGAGAAAATATGG GTGACTATATTCGCCTGGCTACTTCAGAAAGAGCAACTCTACAATCTGAATTGAACCAGATCAAAAACT ggcTAATCTTCTCTCTGGGCAAAAGAGTTGGGAAGAAGGCATTTTTTACCAATGGTAAAAAGATGCCTTTTAATGAAGTGAAGACTCTGTGTGCACAGTTCCAGGGCCGTGTGGCCACCCCTATGAATGCTGAAGAAAACAGGGCCCTCAAGGATTTAGTCACTGAAGAGGCCTTCCTGGGCATCACAGATCAGGAGACTGAAGGCAAATTTGTGGATCTGACAGGAAAGGGGGTGACCTACCAAAACTGGAATGATGGCGAGCCTAACAACGCTTCTCCTGGGGAGCACTGTGTGACACTTCTGTCGGACGGCACATGGAATGACATCGCTTGTTCCGCCTCCTTTTTGACCGTCTGTGAATTCTCTCTCTGA